Genomic DNA from Acetilactobacillus jinshanensis:
TCGGTGGCCACTGTCTTCGAACAATTCATGCTGAACAAAATGCCATTGTTCAATGTGCTAAATTTGGTGAATCTATGGATGGCGCTCAGTTATACGTAACTGACTTTCCATGTTTACAGTGTACGAAGATGTTACTTCAAGGCGGCATCACAGAGATTAACTACTTAAGAAATTATCATGATAGTCCGTATGCTAAGCATTTAATCAAATTGAAGCATATTAACCTGAAGCAGATTCCATTGACGATGAAAACAATCAAACAAATCCCATTCAAATCCTATCTATCTAAATAGTAATTAAAAAGGACTTATTATTTTTTCCAGCGTTATTGTGGGTGCTAATCACAGCCACTTTTTTTATTAGTCATTGGTTAGGATTTCTTTTAACGATGATTTGGGTATTTCGGATTTATTCCTTAAAAATACCCAATTTTTTGATTAAGAATTTATTAATGGCGTTAATCATCACTGGGATATGCGGGGCTAATGTTTATGTGCTACATCAACGAAGGTTAAGTCCCGCTAAACAAACAACGCAAATCCTTAAAGTGTATCCAGATGAGTTACAGATTAACGAGAATTACGTTCATGGTACGGGGATATTAATTCATCCTCATCAAAAAATCCTAATTCACGGGGTCATTAACTCATCAGCACAGTTAAAGGAACTCAAAACTAACCATCATGCGCAACTTTGGCAGGTTAACGGAGATGTTGACAGCATTGAAAAGCCCACTAATGTTAACCAGTTTGATGCGAACCGGTATTACCAAAGTACCGGAATAACTAATTCGTTAAAGATTAATCAAATTCACAAAATTTCGAATCTTGAAGGAATTGACTTAGTAAATTGGATTCATTCATTTAGGCAACGATTAATTTCTCGAGCGCAGAATCTGCCACCATCGTTAAAGATATACGTATTGAGTCTAATTTTGGGTGAAACTGATCAAGAATCATCACCCGAATTAAGTGGGATCAAGCAACTAGGTCTAATTCATTTATTTAGTATTTCAGGTTTTCACGTCTATTATTTGGTGGGGATTCTTGAATTTATTTTGGTTCATCTAAGGTTAACTCGTGAGCGATACCGAATATTAATTTTTGGCTTCTTGCCGATTTATTATATTTTTGCTGGATCGTCAATCGGATTATTAAGATCGATTTTAATGGTGGAAATTGGACTGCTAAGCCGATCGATGAATTTTAGGATCTCACCACTAAATGTCTGGAGTTTAGCTCTGATGGCTAACCTGATGATAGCTCCGCAATCCTTAATTCAATTTGGCTGTCAATTAAGTTATGTCTTGTCATTTGCGTTGATCTTCACGCGTAACTATCAATTTTGGAAGCAAACCATTTTTATGAACATGGTGAGCTTTCCGTTTATCATCTTTAATATCTATAACTGGCACGTTTTGACAATTGCCGCAAATTTATTAATCTTACCGTTGTTTTCGGTGATTGTTTTTCCGGTGGTAATCATTGGGGCGATCATTAGTCATGTTTCAACAGTGATGGGACAACTTGCTGATTTATTTCTTAATTTCTTTGATAAATTTCTGAACGTTATCAGTAATTTGCCGGGGAACATATATTTTGGTAAACCAAATGCTGGATTAGTAATTATTGCGTTTTTAATAACGTTATTAATGGTTGGTAAACCCAGCTGGCGTTTAATTTGGACGTTATTTAGTTTATATTTATTGATGTTTACGGTAATTCATTTTCCGTTGAATGGTGAAGTAAGTTATTTTGATGTCGGTCAGGGGGACAGCTTTTTAGTTCGAACGCCATTTAATCGATCGGTAACGATCATTGATACCGGTGGAAAACTTAATTTTGGTCATCAGCCAACCAACTATCAGGCATTAAGAACGTCGATTAATTATTTGAATAGTCGTGGGATCCACACAGTCGACAATTTATGCCTTAGTCATCAGGATGCGGATCATTGCGGGGATGTTCCCGCGTTTTTACAGAAAATGAACGTTAAACGCTTGTTTATTCCGTTAGGGATGAACAAAAATATCCGGTTTATGAATCGAATTCGTCCGTATATGAATCGTACCCAATTAATTCCCGTTAAGAATGATGATGTAATTCCGCAAACAACTCTAAAGGTGGTTCATCCGTTTACGGGTGGACTGGGTACTAATGCTGATTCAATGGTACTCCATGGATTATTTGGTGGTAAGCAATGGCTATTTATGGGTGACCTAGATAAAAATGGTGAAACGGACATTATTCATCATTATCCTAATTTAAGGACTAACGTTTTAAAATTGGGGCATCACGGTAGCTCAACGTCGACGGGCCAAGAATTTTTAGCTCGAGTTAATCCTCAGGTCGCGATTATTTCGGCTGGTCGACATAATCGCTATCATCATCCTGATCCACAGATAGTTCAGTTAGTACGTAGACATGGAATTAAAATTTTTAACACGCAAAATAATGGTATGATAACGTATAATTATCATGGTAATAACGGATATTGGTCAACTAATAACTAATTAAGGGGCTTCTTTATGGGCATTCAGAAATTGCTTAATGATTTAACGCACAAGAAATTTCAATCGATATATTTAATCCTGGGTAATCAAGAGTATTTAAATCGGTTGATCCGGAATCGATTTATTAAGTTAATCCCAGATGGCGAACGAGCCATGAATTTTGCGGAATATGATATGCATACGGTTCAGTTAGACAGCGTTTTAAATGATGCTACATCAACACCGTTTATAGGCAGTCACCGCTTAATTTTTGTGGATAATCCTGATTTTTTGACTGGTAAGCCCGCCCAAAAGGTTAATAAGAATCACATCAATGAATTAGTTAAGTATTTAAAGCGACCGATGCCGTCAACGATCTTAGTCTTTTTTGCTCCATATTCGAAACTGGACGGTCGTAAAAAGATTACGAAGACGGTTAAACATACGGCAACCACGGTTAATTTGAATTATTTTTCTGAAGCACAGACTAATCGGTTTGTCCAAAGTGTCATTACAAAGCATGGGTACAAAATTAGTCCAAGTAATTTAAGTTTATTGTTGCAACGAACAGAAGGTCAGCTCTCGTCAATAATGGGGGATTTACCGAAATTACTGCTATATTGTCGAAACACTAAGGTGATTTCTAAAAAGGCTATCGACACGCTGGTCACGAAATCGTTGAACCAAAACGTTTTTGATTTAGTTAACGATGTTTTATATCAGCGAACGACACAGGCGATTTCGCTATACCATAATTTAATTATCGAGGGTCAGCCATCATTACAAATTAACGCGATCTTGGTCAATCAATTTAGATTATTGTTACAAGTGATGATCTTATATCGATATGGATATAGCCAGGGTAGTTTATCAAGAATGCTTAAGACGAATCCGTTTCGAATTAAGATTGCGTTGAGATTGATCAATAATTTCTCAATGGAACAGCTAATGGCCGCTGATCTAGGCTTAATCCATATGGAAATTCAGATGAAATCAACGAACCAATCGCCTGAAATGCTTTTTGAATTATTTATGTTAAAATTTGCTAAAAAAAATAGTCAATCTGAATAAGTCAGATTGACTATTTTTATTTATAGATTTAATCACTTAAGATTAAAATTATTTGTTAAATTGCTTAGCTAAATGAGACTTTTGACGCTTAGCTTTGTTAGCCTTGATTAAGCCTTTTGATTTAGCACGATCAATAGCACTGATAGCACTCTTGTAAGAAGCACCTAAGTCCTTAGAGCCAGCTTTTTTAGCTGTTAAGAATTTCTTAATGGCGCTCTTAGCCTTGCTTCGTTGTGCTACGTTACGCTGCTTAGCGTTAGCATTAGTTCTAACACGTTTGATAGCAGATTTGATGACTGGCATATTTTCACCTCCATATGGAAAATTTATCCATATATTCAACAAGAATATTATACAGAATAGTGGCTTAAAATGCAATGCACTCGTCAGTAGTTCTTGCGAATATACCCATATCGTAGTATATTATAAATGTTGTATATTTTTAACCCGGACTTGGTCTTGGGATTCCACTGACCCATTACTCAGTTCGTGGCACTTTTTTGAAAGGTGGATTTATTTTATGTTAAGTAAAGATACAAAAGCTAAGCTTATGAAGAAGTATGCTCAGCACGATGGCGATACTGGTTCTACTGAAGTTCAGATTGCTTTATTAACTGCTAACATTAACGAAATTAGTAACCATATCAAGACCCATAAGAAGGATCACGTTTCTGCTCGTGGTTTAATGAAGAAGATTGGTCACCGTCGTAACTTACTCCGTTACCTTCGTAACAATAACTTTAAGAAATATCATAATTTGACCAAGAGCTTAGGCTTACGTCATTAATTTTATTAAATTTTAATTTATTTTTTATGAATGCGAAATTACTGTTTAGTAATTCCGCATTTTTTTGTAAAGTCGTGCGATCAATAAACATTATATGCTAAACTGTATTTAGCTATATTACATGTTCGGATAAATAAAATTAAAGAAAAATACCTGGGGTGAACTATGAAAAGTAAAGTTGAAATTCTCCCACTTGGGGGTATACGAGAAAAAGGCGAAAATTTATACGCAGTCGTCGTTAATGGCGGCATTTATATTTTAGATTGTGGATTAAGATACCCTACAAATGAAATGCTCGGGATTGACGTTATTATTCCCGACGTTACTTACTTGAAACAGAATCGAAATCGAATCGTGGGTGTCTTTTTAACTCACGGTCATGAAGAAGCAATTGGTGCTTTACCTTATTTCTTAAAAGAATTTAACGTACCAGTCTTTGGATCGAAATTCACAATCGCTATGGCTGAACATTTAGTCCACAGTCATCGCGCCACTCGTAAATTTAACAAATTTAATGTAATTAATCCTAATAGTGAAATTATCTTCCGAGACGTTGTCGTCACATTTTTCAATACTACGCATTCAATCCCTGGATCGATGGGAATCGTCTTGAATACTAAAGAGGGTCAAATCGTTTATACCGGTAATTTTAAGTTTGACCCGACGGTTTACAAGAATTACCGATCAAACCTGATTAGAATTGGTGAAGTTGGTAAAAAGGGCGTCTTAGCATTATTAAGTGACTCAGCAAATGCTGAAAATTATCACGAAAACGTGCCTGAATTAAAGATTGATCAGTACCTGACGTACTTATTTAGCCACCGTAAGAACCGGATCATCGTTGGCTGTCAATCCAGTAATTTACTTCGGATCCAACAGATCTTTAACGCGGCCTTTAAAGCTCATCGTAAAGTTTGCTTGATGCACCCTAGATTAGAAGCACCGATTATAATCGGTCTGAAGTATCATCAGTTGACGTTACCAGCAAAAGGGATGCTGGTTAACCCGAAGAACATTAATTCCATTGATAAATCTAAATTAGTTATTTTAGAAACCGGTAAAATGGGAGAATCTCTAAAAGCCCTCAGAAGAATGGCCAGTCAACAGAACGGTTCCGTTAATATTAAGCCCAATGATTTAGTCATCATTGCGACCGAACCTAATCATTCGATGGAAGTTCAGGTTGCTGAAACTAAGGATGCTATTTGCCGAGCTGAAGGCATCTTTAGAATGATCACCGATGAATTTAACGTTACTGATAACGCTAGTCGTCGTGATATGCAGATGATCATTGATTTACTGCACCCGAAGTACCTAATTCCAGTATTAGGTGAATATCGAGTTCTTAAAGCATATAAGCGATTAGCTATTCAAATGGGCTTTCCAAAGGATCACATCATTACACCGTCTAAAGGTAGCACGCTAGTTTATAACGGCCACCGAATGAATTATGGTAAGTCAGTCCCTGCTGGTGATACCATTGTTGATGGCAGTGGCGTTGGTGACGTTGGTAATATTGTGTTACGTGATCGTAAAGTCTTATCTGAAGACGGGATCTTTATTGCCGTCGTTACGATTGATCATAAGACGGGTAAAGTCGTTGCTGACCCCCAGATCAAATCACGTGGCTTTATCTACGTCAGTTTGAACAGGGCTTTAATGAACAAGAGTGCTCAATTAGTTAAGCACATTGTTCAAAAGGATTTAAGCAATGGTCAGTATGACTGGAG
This window encodes:
- a CDS encoding ComE operon protein 2, coding for MVKKDHRIPWDQFFMLQAVLLSTRSTCNRLSVGAVLVKDRRIIAEGYNGSVSGDYHCTDKGCYMVGGHCLRTIHAEQNAIVQCAKFGESMDGAQLYVTDFPCLQCTKMLLQGGITEINYLRNYHDSPYAKHLIKLKHINLKQIPLTMKTIKQIPFKSYLSK
- a CDS encoding DNA internalization-related competence protein ComEC/Rec2, with the translated sequence MLHQRRLSPAKQTTQILKVYPDELQINENYVHGTGILIHPHQKILIHGVINSSAQLKELKTNHHAQLWQVNGDVDSIEKPTNVNQFDANRYYQSTGITNSLKINQIHKISNLEGIDLVNWIHSFRQRLISRAQNLPPSLKIYVLSLILGETDQESSPELSGIKQLGLIHLFSISGFHVYYLVGILEFILVHLRLTRERYRILIFGFLPIYYIFAGSSIGLLRSILMVEIGLLSRSMNFRISPLNVWSLALMANLMIAPQSLIQFGCQLSYVLSFALIFTRNYQFWKQTIFMNMVSFPFIIFNIYNWHVLTIAANLLILPLFSVIVFPVVIIGAIISHVSTVMGQLADLFLNFFDKFLNVISNLPGNIYFGKPNAGLVIIAFLITLLMVGKPSWRLIWTLFSLYLLMFTVIHFPLNGEVSYFDVGQGDSFLVRTPFNRSVTIIDTGGKLNFGHQPTNYQALRTSINYLNSRGIHTVDNLCLSHQDADHCGDVPAFLQKMNVKRLFIPLGMNKNIRFMNRIRPYMNRTQLIPVKNDDVIPQTTLKVVHPFTGGLGTNADSMVLHGLFGGKQWLFMGDLDKNGETDIIHHYPNLRTNVLKLGHHGSSTSTGQEFLARVNPQVAIISAGRHNRYHHPDPQIVQLVRRHGIKIFNTQNNGMITYNYHGNNGYWSTNN
- the holA gene encoding DNA polymerase III subunit delta; translated protein: MGIQKLLNDLTHKKFQSIYLILGNQEYLNRLIRNRFIKLIPDGERAMNFAEYDMHTVQLDSVLNDATSTPFIGSHRLIFVDNPDFLTGKPAQKVNKNHINELVKYLKRPMPSTILVFFAPYSKLDGRKKITKTVKHTATTVNLNYFSEAQTNRFVQSVITKHGYKISPSNLSLLLQRTEGQLSSIMGDLPKLLLYCRNTKVISKKAIDTLVTKSLNQNVFDLVNDVLYQRTTQAISLYHNLIIEGQPSLQINAILVNQFRLLLQVMILYRYGYSQGSLSRMLKTNPFRIKIALRLINNFSMEQLMAADLGLIHMEIQMKSTNQSPEMLFELFMLKFAKKNSQSE
- the rpsT gene encoding 30S ribosomal protein S20; the protein is MPVIKSAIKRVRTNANAKQRNVAQRSKAKSAIKKFLTAKKAGSKDLGASYKSAISAIDRAKSKGLIKANKAKRQKSHLAKQFNK
- the rpsO gene encoding 30S ribosomal protein S15 → MLSKDTKAKLMKKYAQHDGDTGSTEVQIALLTANINEISNHIKTHKKDHVSARGLMKKIGHRRNLLRYLRNNNFKKYHNLTKSLGLRH
- a CDS encoding ribonuclease J encodes the protein MKSKVEILPLGGIREKGENLYAVVVNGGIYILDCGLRYPTNEMLGIDVIIPDVTYLKQNRNRIVGVFLTHGHEEAIGALPYFLKEFNVPVFGSKFTIAMAEHLVHSHRATRKFNKFNVINPNSEIIFRDVVVTFFNTTHSIPGSMGIVLNTKEGQIVYTGNFKFDPTVYKNYRSNLIRIGEVGKKGVLALLSDSANAENYHENVPELKIDQYLTYLFSHRKNRIIVGCQSSNLLRIQQIFNAAFKAHRKVCLMHPRLEAPIIIGLKYHQLTLPAKGMLVNPKNINSIDKSKLVILETGKMGESLKALRRMASQQNGSVNIKPNDLVIIATEPNHSMEVQVAETKDAICRAEGIFRMITDEFNVTDNASRRDMQMIIDLLHPKYLIPVLGEYRVLKAYKRLAIQMGFPKDHIITPSKGSTLVYNGHRMNYGKSVPAGDTIVDGSGVGDVGNIVLRDRKVLSEDGIFIAVVTIDHKTGKVVADPQIKSRGFIYVSLNRALMNKSAQLVKHIVQKDLSNGQYDWSYLKKDIRDVLSNYLYKATTHHPVIMPVIMEINHVNKESD